A single genomic interval of Zobellia nedashkovskayae harbors:
- a CDS encoding heavy metal translocating P-type ATPase, producing MDSNNCFHCGDDCGKKAIVLDDKKFCCNGCKTVYEIFSGNDLDYYYDIQSAAGATPKTLDGRYDFLDSTPIAEKLIEFNDGDLQIINLYIPHIHCSSCIWVLENLNKLNPSIKSGQVDFPKKTVRITYSSATISLKEVVLLLARIGYEPYISLDDFDNKKKSVDRSLIYKLGVAGFAFGNVMFLSFPDYFELSSSDASGGEFWLNKYEPVFRWLMFLFSLPVIFYAGRDYFISAYKGLRSKILNIDVPIALGILVLFIRSTLEITFDWGSGFFDSLTGLVFFLLLGKFFQQKTYSFLSFERDYKSYFPIAITRISKEGKEETTQVHDIKRGDRLLIRNEELIPVDGILINGQARIDYSFVTGESEPVTKESGEKVFAGGKQLQGAIEMEALKSVSQSYLTQLWGNSIFQEDKASKFQTITDGIGRRFTIAVLSIAFLSAVFWIYYDPSKVMNVFTAVLIIACPCAIALASPFTLGNMLRIFGRKKFYLKDTRTIEQLAQIDTAIFDKTGTITTSKKSTATYEGMPLTEAEASLLKNTLRGSNHPLSRTLYNLLSEQNIITLDEYEEHIGKGIEGSKDDEHIKAGSASFVGNEQISDALNTSVHISSNDSYKGKYIFHNEYRDGVSEVFKEMSKNFDVAILSGDNEGEKSRLEKLLPKLTPLYFNQKPQHKLEFIKALQEQGKKVLMVGDGLNDAGALAQAEVGIAISENINVFSPASDGIMDASKFQQLNNYILASKKAMKIIKLSFLLSLTYNVIGLYFAITGQLEPVIAAILMPLSSISVVAFATISTNFIGRNID from the coding sequence ATGGACTCTAACAATTGTTTTCATTGCGGTGACGACTGTGGTAAAAAAGCCATAGTTCTGGATGACAAAAAATTTTGTTGTAATGGTTGTAAAACCGTTTATGAAATTTTTTCCGGGAATGACCTTGATTACTACTACGACATTCAGTCTGCTGCCGGAGCTACTCCAAAAACTCTTGATGGAAGATACGATTTTTTAGATTCAACGCCAATTGCCGAGAAACTAATAGAGTTCAATGACGGGGACTTACAGATTATAAATCTCTACATACCTCATATTCATTGTAGCTCGTGTATATGGGTACTTGAAAATCTGAACAAGTTAAACCCATCTATAAAGAGTGGTCAAGTAGATTTTCCAAAGAAAACAGTGCGTATAACCTATAGCAGTGCCACTATTTCTTTAAAAGAAGTGGTTTTGCTACTAGCAAGAATAGGCTATGAACCTTATATATCCCTTGATGATTTTGATAATAAAAAGAAAAGTGTAGACCGCAGCCTAATTTACAAACTTGGCGTAGCCGGTTTTGCTTTTGGCAATGTCATGTTTCTATCGTTTCCAGATTATTTTGAACTCTCTTCTAGCGATGCATCGGGTGGAGAATTCTGGCTCAACAAATATGAACCCGTTTTTCGTTGGCTCATGTTCCTGTTTTCATTACCCGTAATTTTCTATGCTGGTAGAGATTATTTTATATCGGCCTATAAAGGGCTCCGCAGTAAAATATTAAATATTGATGTGCCTATTGCCCTGGGAATTTTGGTGCTGTTTATACGTAGTACGCTAGAAATAACCTTTGATTGGGGAAGTGGCTTTTTCGATTCCTTAACAGGATTGGTATTCTTCTTGCTCTTAGGGAAGTTTTTTCAACAAAAAACCTATTCCTTTCTTTCGTTTGAGCGCGATTACAAATCATATTTTCCTATTGCCATAACTAGAATATCTAAAGAGGGAAAAGAAGAAACTACCCAAGTACACGATATAAAAAGAGGAGACCGCTTACTCATCAGAAACGAAGAATTGATTCCTGTTGATGGTATACTTATAAATGGACAAGCCCGTATTGATTATAGTTTTGTTACCGGCGAATCCGAACCTGTAACAAAAGAATCTGGAGAGAAAGTCTTTGCCGGCGGAAAACAACTACAGGGCGCCATTGAAATGGAAGCCTTAAAATCGGTTTCACAGAGTTACCTTACCCAATTATGGGGAAACAGTATTTTCCAAGAAGATAAAGCCAGTAAGTTTCAAACTATAACCGATGGTATTGGCCGGAGATTTACGATTGCCGTGCTTAGCATTGCTTTCTTATCAGCCGTTTTTTGGATCTATTATGACCCTAGCAAAGTCATGAACGTATTTACAGCAGTATTAATAATTGCCTGCCCCTGCGCCATTGCTTTAGCATCTCCCTTTACTTTAGGTAACATGTTACGCATTTTTGGGCGAAAGAAGTTTTACTTAAAGGACACGCGCACCATAGAACAGCTTGCGCAAATAGATACCGCTATTTTTGATAAAACAGGTACGATTACCACATCAAAAAAGAGTACCGCCACCTATGAAGGTATGCCACTTACGGAAGCTGAAGCTTCTTTGCTAAAAAATACACTACGTGGTTCTAACCACCCATTGAGTAGAACACTATATAATCTTCTGTCCGAACAAAACATTATTACGTTAGACGAATACGAAGAACATATTGGCAAAGGTATAGAGGGCTCAAAAGACGACGAACATATAAAAGCTGGTTCAGCATCATTTGTTGGTAATGAACAAATCTCAGATGCCCTTAACACATCTGTACATATTAGTAGTAACGACTCCTATAAGGGGAAGTATATTTTTCATAATGAATACCGAGATGGCGTTTCCGAAGTATTCAAGGAGATGTCCAAAAATTTTGATGTCGCTATTTTATCTGGAGATAATGAAGGAGAGAAGTCTCGTTTAGAAAAATTGTTACCTAAGCTTACTCCGTTGTACTTCAATCAAAAACCACAACATAAACTAGAATTTATAAAAGCTCTACAAGAACAAGGCAAGAAGGTTCTTATGGTGGGTGATGGTCTTAACGATGCAGGTGCTTTGGCTCAGGCAGAGGTGGGTATTGCCATATCTGAAAACATTAATGTGTTCTCGCCTGCAAGTGATGGTATTATGGATGCCTCTAAGTTTCAACAACTGAACAACTATATCTTGGCCTCTAAGAAAGCGATGAAAATTATAAAACTGAGTTTTCTTTTATCCTTGACCTATAACGTCATAGGCCTCTATTTTGCAATTACCGGGCAACTTGAACCTGTTATTGCTGCAATCCTAATGCCTTTGAGTTCCATAAGCGTGGTTGCCTTTGCTACCATCT
- a CDS encoding Crp/Fnr family transcriptional regulator: MSSRCENCIIRQFNSLRAMSKEELKKVSDSKISKTLKKGEAIFKEGEKLDGVFCVRDGVSKLSKLSENGKNQIVRLASKGEVMGQRAVIAEESTNLSAIAVSDMEVCFIPKEIISNTLDTNPNFAVEVLRHMAHDLREADDVIVNMSQKTVKQRMAEAFLYLKKNYGEDTDGFLTLTLSREDYSNVVGTATESCIRIISEFKKKGFIKTSGKKIGIADERKLLDLIEGF, translated from the coding sequence ATGAGCAGCAGATGTGAAAATTGCATTATAAGGCAATTCAATTCTTTACGAGCTATGAGTAAGGAAGAATTGAAGAAAGTCTCCGATTCCAAAATTTCTAAAACACTTAAAAAAGGCGAAGCTATCTTTAAAGAAGGTGAAAAGCTGGATGGTGTTTTTTGTGTTCGGGATGGTGTCTCAAAACTGTCTAAACTTAGTGAAAACGGTAAGAATCAAATTGTAAGATTGGCCAGTAAAGGAGAGGTTATGGGCCAACGTGCCGTAATTGCCGAAGAATCTACTAACCTAAGTGCAATTGCTGTAAGTGATATGGAGGTTTGTTTTATACCAAAAGAAATTATCTCTAATACTCTAGATACGAATCCTAATTTTGCTGTTGAAGTTTTACGTCATATGGCGCATGACCTTAGAGAGGCAGATGACGTTATTGTGAACATGTCCCAAAAGACGGTGAAACAAAGAATGGCTGAAGCTTTTTTATACCTTAAAAAGAATTATGGTGAGGATACGGATGGTTTCTTAACGCTTACTTTATCTAGAGAAGATTACTCCAACGTAGTAGGTACCGCTACTGAATCTTGTATTAGGATTATTTCTGAATTCAAGAAAAAAGGATTTATTAAAACTTCCGGAAAGAAAATTGGTATTGCCGACGAGCGTAAGCTTTTAGATTTAATAGAAGGTTTTTGA